The following proteins come from a genomic window of Bradyrhizobium paxllaeri:
- a CDS encoding cysteine rich repeat-containing protein: MMKSIHVAAAALVLSLTAGSLAQAQSGPTAQEQMACRSDAGKFCAEHIGKPPQMNACLKANKANLSEACRKVVESRGG; the protein is encoded by the coding sequence ATGATGAAATCAATCCATGTCGCAGCCGCGGCGCTGGTCCTGTCGCTCACCGCCGGCTCGCTGGCGCAGGCACAATCCGGACCCACCGCGCAGGAGCAGATGGCCTGCCGTTCGGATGCCGGAAAATTCTGCGCCGAGCATATCGGCAAGCCGCCGCAGATGAACGCCTGCCTGAAGGCGAACAAGGCGAATCTCTCCGAAGCCTGCCGCAAGGTGGTGGAATCGCGCGGCGGTTAG
- a CDS encoding helix-turn-helix domain-containing protein produces MKKAHRKKGKIGSSFDDFLKQDGIYEGVTARAIKRVLVRQLDELMRREEITKTQLASRMKTSRAQLDRLLDPENESVTLGTLARAAQAVGRHLHMELV; encoded by the coding sequence ATGAAGAAAGCGCATCGTAAGAAGGGCAAGATTGGATCGTCTTTCGATGATTTCCTGAAGCAAGATGGAATTTACGAAGGCGTTACCGCGCGGGCAATCAAGCGTGTGCTGGTGCGGCAACTTGACGAACTGATGCGGCGAGAGGAAATCACCAAGACCCAGCTTGCCAGTCGGATGAAGACAAGCCGTGCTCAACTCGATCGGTTGCTGGATCCCGAAAACGAGTCCGTGACCCTCGGTACCCTGGCGCGGGCGGCGCAGGCCGTTGGACGGCATCTGCACATGGAACTGGTTTGA
- a CDS encoding type II toxin-antitoxin system RelE/ParE family toxin produces MIARLSARTSRMSSSHGCEHEGRMILLHAFIKKTQKTPAGDLELAVKRKKEIA; encoded by the coding sequence ATGATCGCAAGATTGTCGGCGAGGACATCAAGGATGTCGAGTTCGCATGGCTGTGAACATGAAGGCAGAATGATATTGCTGCATGCCTTCATCAAGAAAACACAGAAGACGCCTGCCGGTGATCTCGAATTGGCGGTCAAACGAAAGAAGGAGATCGCATGA
- a CDS encoding DMT family transporter, which produces MCEMASGLSTRNAAVLLGGVVLAWGTNWPVTKLIVHDVPPLWATAVRCLIAAATLAPMLWAQGMFIVPKRGDLPVVFCTSILHLVAFSALVAAGLQFVPAGRAIVLGYTTPIWVAIGAAMLLSEPITRQRALGIVFGLAGLAVIFNPQTLNWSDRQALFGSGLILLAAFCWAGNIVYVRAHQWISTPFQLVFWQVLVAAVLLSLIAWFAEGPPRIAWTGRLAALMLYSGIVCTAFANWAMTMVNRSLPAVTTSLCLLATPLLGIVSTVAILNEPLEPSLFLAMALIIGGIALGTGTVAGARPQLAAQTNQ; this is translated from the coding sequence ATGTGCGAGATGGCCAGTGGACTTTCAACCCGCAATGCGGCGGTGCTGCTCGGTGGCGTCGTGCTGGCGTGGGGGACCAACTGGCCGGTGACGAAGCTGATCGTGCACGACGTACCGCCGCTATGGGCGACGGCGGTCCGCTGCCTGATTGCGGCGGCCACGCTGGCGCCGATGTTGTGGGCGCAAGGGATGTTCATCGTGCCGAAGCGCGGCGACCTGCCGGTGGTGTTCTGCACCTCGATCCTGCATCTGGTGGCGTTTTCGGCGCTGGTCGCGGCCGGGCTGCAATTCGTGCCGGCGGGCAGGGCGATCGTGCTCGGCTATACGACGCCGATCTGGGTCGCGATCGGCGCTGCCATGCTTCTGTCCGAACCTATCACGCGTCAGCGCGCGCTCGGGATCGTCTTCGGCCTAGCGGGGCTTGCCGTCATCTTCAATCCGCAGACGCTGAACTGGAGCGACCGTCAGGCGCTGTTCGGCAGCGGTCTCATTCTGCTCGCGGCGTTCTGCTGGGCCGGTAACATCGTTTACGTCCGGGCGCACCAGTGGATCTCGACACCCTTTCAGCTCGTGTTCTGGCAGGTGCTGGTGGCAGCGGTGCTGCTCTCGCTCATCGCCTGGTTCGCGGAAGGACCGCCGCGTATCGCATGGACGGGGCGGCTTGCGGCGCTGATGCTTTATAGCGGAATCGTCTGCACGGCATTCGCCAACTGGGCGATGACCATGGTGAACCGCAGCCTGCCGGCCGTCACCACCTCGCTGTGCCTGTTGGCGACGCCGTTGCTCGGCATCGTCAGCACTGTCGCGATCCTGAACGAGCCGCTGGAGCCTTCGCTGTTTCTGGCGATGGCGCTGATCATCGGCGGCATCGCGCTCGGCACCGGCACCGTCGCCGGCGCAAGGCCGCAACTAGCAGCGCAAACGAATCAATAG
- a CDS encoding PLP-dependent aminotransferase family protein translates to MDDLLPGMLHLARDGGETLTRQLTDQLRRLIADGRLAPGQRLPSSRQLAQSLALSRNTVSFAIEQLAAEGYLSLSAGRRPIVAEGLSLDRRKALPRSNRARGVRIALSSWARSLQRANWPPVHDGRPRPFQPGLADEREFPHDEWSRCLRRAARNAPLRRDRPINHPPLQEALLGHLVVHRGIKAKPAQILIVPTAQAGLTLVANALLEPGDHAWIESPGYGGAHVALSAAGATVSAIPLDAQGMAIAAPKEALKDAPRLIFVTPSHQYPTGRLMPIGRRLELLRYADTADACIIEDDYDGEFHYEARPVAALQGLAPSPRVFYLGTFSKATYADIRFGYVIVTETHIETFERAQRHMGMLTSITMQDALAEFIAAGAYLGHIRRMTRLYRGRRDRILQALAAEAGDRLAVEAPAGGMQLLARCRPQTSDRQLSGRLLEAGVVSRPLSSMLYHRTGEQGLFLGFAAWNEKEIDQAARILGRIVR, encoded by the coding sequence ATGGATGACCTGCTGCCTGGAATGCTGCATCTGGCGCGCGACGGCGGCGAGACGCTGACACGCCAGCTCACCGACCAGTTGCGACGCCTCATCGCTGACGGGCGGCTGGCGCCCGGCCAGCGCCTGCCGTCGAGCCGGCAGCTGGCGCAATCGCTCGCGCTTTCGCGCAACACCGTCTCGTTCGCGATCGAGCAATTGGCCGCGGAAGGCTATCTCTCGCTCTCCGCCGGACGCCGTCCGATCGTCGCCGAAGGCCTGTCGCTCGATCGCCGCAAGGCTTTGCCGCGGAGCAATCGCGCGCGCGGCGTGCGGATCGCGCTGTCGTCCTGGGCGCGCAGCCTGCAAAGGGCGAACTGGCCGCCTGTCCATGACGGACGGCCGCGGCCGTTTCAGCCGGGACTGGCTGACGAGCGCGAGTTTCCACACGATGAGTGGAGCCGCTGCCTGCGGCGCGCGGCACGAAATGCGCCGTTGCGCCGCGACCGCCCGATTAATCATCCGCCGCTGCAGGAGGCGCTGCTCGGGCACCTCGTGGTTCATCGCGGGATCAAGGCAAAGCCCGCGCAGATCCTGATCGTGCCGACGGCGCAGGCCGGCCTGACGCTGGTGGCCAACGCGCTGCTCGAACCGGGCGATCATGCCTGGATCGAAAGCCCCGGCTATGGCGGCGCACACGTCGCATTATCCGCAGCCGGCGCCACCGTCTCGGCGATACCGCTCGACGCGCAGGGCATGGCCATCGCCGCGCCCAAGGAAGCGCTCAAGGATGCGCCGCGGCTGATTTTCGTCACGCCGTCGCACCAGTACCCGACCGGACGGCTGATGCCGATCGGCCGCCGCCTCGAACTGCTTCGCTACGCCGACACTGCCGACGCCTGCATCATCGAGGACGACTATGACGGCGAGTTTCACTACGAGGCGCGCCCGGTGGCTGCGCTGCAGGGGCTCGCGCCATCGCCGCGCGTGTTCTATCTCGGCACCTTCTCGAAAGCGACCTATGCGGACATCCGCTTTGGCTATGTCATCGTGACCGAGACGCACATCGAAACGTTCGAGCGCGCGCAGCGCCACATGGGCATGCTGACATCGATCACGATGCAGGATGCGCTGGCCGAATTCATCGCAGCGGGCGCCTATCTCGGCCACATCAGAAGGATGACGCGCCTCTACAGGGGCCGCCGCGACCGCATCCTGCAGGCGCTTGCCGCCGAAGCCGGCGACCGTCTCGCCGTTGAGGCCCCGGCGGGCGGCATGCAATTGCTGGCACGATGCCGTCCGCAAACCAGCGACCGGCAATTATCGGGACGGCTGCTCGAAGCAGGCGTTGTCAGTCGGCCGCTGTCGAGCATGCTGTATCATCGGACCGGCGAGCAGGGCCTGTTTCTCGGCTTCGCGGCCTGGAACGAGAAAGAGATCGATCAGGCCGCTCGTATCCTGGGACGGATCGTGCGCTGA
- a CDS encoding mechanosensitive ion channel domain-containing protein, translated as MSHKLLPSILLACALFSLPAFAQTAAPPASAAADKAGALTPDQAKRALETLSDDKKRAEMIETLRAVANAPQQPQGAPENKSAVPLEADSLGAQLLLMVSEQVRAISREVVDIAHMLTHYRAFYWWFLRTAQDPSAYHQLFDIAWKLALVFLCAFAAEWLAFRLIKRPVALLEARLPQAARAPAQTLAIADPPSSVADVTPAPELQRRRLGLARAWQSVVRLPFVLGRLMLELLPVLVFLGIATMLLGTEIGDLPTPRLVILAVVNAYALSRVLICVVRALAGPFALFRVRAETAAYVEIWARRIVAIGVSGIAFANVALLLGLHRAGYAALLRLVMLVVHLFIVVIILQCRKPVADAIRAPAGREGVAARARNRVAGLWHYLAIALDLALWAVWALNIRNGYALLLQYFVGTVAVALIVRLATMLVLSLIDRGFRISPDLLQRFPGLEARANRYLPLLRNIISAAIAFIGLVALLEVWGVDAIVWFYGGQIGSRLLSAVVTIGIAALAAAAIWEISNALMDHQISALSRDGHYVRAARLRTFQPMLRTALLGLIVTVVGLTALSEIGVNVAPLLAGAGIVGIAIGFGSQKLVQDLITGLFLLLENTVQVGDNVTLSGLSGVVENVSIRTLRLRAGDGSVHIVPFSAVTTITNSSRGAGNAAVSVNVSYKEDTDRAGEILKEIVAEMRSEPEYRHLIRGDLELWGVDKVDGSMASIVGQIRCTDAGRWPVQREFNRRMKRRFQERGIEIAPGGQTILMQVPAPAEIASDAMPRRAAG; from the coding sequence GTGTCGCACAAGCTCCTGCCGTCGATCCTCCTCGCCTGCGCGCTGTTTTCTCTCCCGGCCTTCGCCCAGACCGCCGCTCCGCCGGCTTCCGCCGCCGCCGACAAAGCCGGCGCCCTGACGCCCGATCAGGCGAAGCGCGCGCTCGAAACGCTTTCCGACGACAAGAAGCGCGCCGAGATGATCGAGACACTGCGTGCCGTCGCCAATGCTCCGCAGCAACCGCAAGGCGCGCCCGAAAACAAATCCGCCGTTCCGCTGGAAGCGGACAGTCTGGGCGCGCAGCTCCTGCTGATGGTGTCCGAACAGGTTCGCGCGATCTCGCGCGAGGTCGTCGACATCGCGCACATGCTGACGCACTATCGGGCTTTCTACTGGTGGTTCCTTCGCACCGCACAGGATCCGTCAGCCTATCATCAGTTGTTCGATATCGCGTGGAAGCTGGCGCTGGTGTTCCTCTGCGCTTTTGCCGCCGAATGGCTGGCTTTCCGCCTGATTAAGCGGCCGGTGGCGCTTCTGGAAGCGCGGCTGCCGCAAGCGGCGCGCGCGCCGGCGCAGACGCTGGCGATCGCTGATCCGCCTTCGTCGGTGGCCGATGTCACGCCTGCGCCCGAGTTGCAGCGGCGGCGCCTCGGCCTGGCGCGCGCCTGGCAGTCCGTGGTCAGGCTACCCTTCGTGCTGGGGCGTCTCATGCTCGAACTGCTGCCGGTGCTCGTCTTTCTCGGCATCGCCACGATGCTCCTGGGCACGGAGATCGGCGATCTCCCGACCCCTCGCCTGGTGATCCTTGCGGTGGTTAATGCCTATGCGCTGTCGCGTGTGCTGATTTGTGTGGTGCGGGCGTTGGCCGGACCGTTCGCCCTGTTTCGCGTTCGCGCCGAGACCGCCGCTTATGTCGAGATCTGGGCACGGCGCATCGTCGCCATCGGCGTCTCCGGCATTGCGTTCGCCAATGTAGCGCTGCTGCTGGGCCTGCACCGCGCCGGCTACGCCGCCCTGCTGCGCCTGGTGATGCTGGTGGTGCACCTCTTTATCGTCGTCATCATCCTGCAATGCCGGAAGCCGGTCGCCGACGCCATTCGCGCGCCGGCCGGTCGCGAGGGCGTTGCGGCGAGGGCGCGCAACCGCGTCGCCGGCCTGTGGCACTATCTTGCGATCGCCCTCGACCTCGCGCTGTGGGCGGTGTGGGCGCTTAACATCCGCAACGGCTATGCGCTGTTGTTGCAGTATTTCGTCGGTACCGTCGCGGTTGCGTTGATCGTGCGTCTCGCCACCATGCTGGTGCTGAGTCTGATCGATCGCGGCTTCCGCATCAGCCCGGATCTGTTGCAGCGCTTCCCGGGCCTGGAGGCCCGCGCCAACCGCTATCTGCCGCTGTTGCGTAACATCATCTCGGCGGCGATCGCCTTCATTGGCCTTGTCGCGCTGCTGGAAGTCTGGGGCGTCGACGCCATCGTCTGGTTCTACGGCGGGCAGATCGGCAGCCGGCTGTTGTCGGCGGTGGTGACGATCGGCATCGCCGCACTGGCTGCAGCCGCGATCTGGGAGATCAGCAACGCGCTGATGGATCACCAGATCAGTGCGCTCTCGCGCGACGGCCATTACGTGCGCGCTGCACGCTTACGCACCTTCCAGCCGATGCTGCGAACGGCGCTGCTCGGCCTGATCGTCACCGTCGTAGGCCTGACCGCGCTCAGCGAAATCGGCGTCAATGTCGCGCCGCTGCTTGCCGGCGCCGGCATCGTCGGTATCGCCATCGGCTTCGGCTCGCAGAAACTGGTGCAGGACCTCATCACCGGGCTGTTCCTGCTGCTCGAGAACACCGTGCAGGTCGGCGATAACGTCACGCTCTCGGGCCTGTCGGGCGTGGTGGAGAACGTATCGATCCGCACCTTGCGCCTGCGCGCCGGCGACGGCTCGGTGCATATCGTGCCGTTCAGTGCGGTGACGACGATCACCAATTCAAGCCGCGGCGCCGGCAATGCGGCCGTCAGCGTCAACGTTTCCTACAAGGAGGACACCGACCGCGCCGGCGAGATTCTCAAGGAAATCGTCGCCGAGATGCGCAGCGAGCCCGAATACCGGCATTTGATCCGCGGCGATCTCGAATTGTGGGGCGTCGACAAGGTCGACGGTTCGATGGCGTCGATCGTCGGCCAGATTCGCTGCACCGACGCCGGCCGCTGGCCGGTGCAGCGCGAATTCAACCGCCGCATGAAGCGACGCTTCCAGGAACGCGGCATTGAAATCGCGCCAGGCGGCCAGACGATTCTGATGCAGGTGCCTGCGCCGGCCGAAATCGCCTCGGATGCGATGCCCCGGCGGGCGGCGGGCTAG
- a CDS encoding NAD(P)H-dependent flavin oxidoreductase, with protein MPSADPLSRFCDRLSLPLIAAPMFLVSGVELVVAACRNGVIGAFPTVNCRSPEQLDEWLTGIDSRLKAYSDASGKPAAPVCANLIVHRSNARLEQDLQVLLRHRPEMAITSVGSPAPVIGQLHEAGALVFADVASIRHAERAVAAGADGLVLLTAGAGGQTGWLNPFVFVRAVRAFFDGPLVLAGGIADGHALRAAEALGCDLAYMGTKFIATRESMADERYKHMLVTSSADDVLLTTAFTGLQTNMLRPSIEAAGLDPDNLPQRGAIDIAEDIDIGARENRPKRWKDIWSAGHAVSGVGELLDADEMIARTVAEYREASAHIRLG; from the coding sequence TTGCCATCCGCCGATCCGCTCTCGCGCTTTTGCGACCGCCTCAGCCTGCCGCTGATCGCGGCGCCGATGTTTCTCGTCTCCGGTGTCGAGCTGGTGGTAGCCGCCTGCCGCAACGGCGTGATCGGCGCGTTTCCGACGGTGAACTGCCGCAGTCCCGAACAGCTCGATGAATGGCTGACGGGCATCGACAGCCGGCTGAAGGCGTATTCGGATGCCAGCGGCAAACCTGCCGCGCCGGTCTGTGCGAATTTGATCGTGCACCGCTCCAATGCGCGGCTGGAGCAGGATCTGCAAGTGCTGCTGCGGCACCGGCCCGAAATGGCGATCACCTCGGTCGGCTCGCCGGCGCCGGTGATCGGGCAGCTGCATGAGGCCGGTGCGCTGGTGTTTGCCGATGTCGCCTCCATCCGCCATGCTGAGCGCGCGGTCGCCGCCGGCGCGGACGGGCTGGTGCTGCTGACGGCCGGCGCCGGCGGGCAGACCGGGTGGCTCAATCCCTTCGTGTTCGTGCGCGCGGTGCGCGCCTTCTTCGATGGGCCGCTGGTGCTGGCGGGTGGCATCGCCGACGGCCACGCCTTGCGCGCCGCTGAGGCGCTCGGTTGCGATCTCGCCTATATGGGCACAAAGTTCATCGCCACCCGCGAGAGCATGGCGGATGAGAGATACAAGCACATGCTCGTCACCAGCAGCGCCGACGACGTGCTGCTGACCACGGCGTTCACGGGACTGCAGACCAACATGCTGCGCCCGTCGATCGAGGCCGCCGGTCTCGATCCCGATAATCTGCCGCAGCGTGGCGCGATCGATATTGCTGAGGATATCGACATCGGCGCGCGCGAAAATCGCCCGAAGCGCTGGAAGGACATCTGGAGCGCGGGGCATGCCGTGTCCGGCGTCGGCGAATTGCTCGATGCCGACGAGATGATTGCGCGCACGGTCGCTGAGTATCGCGAAGCCTCGGCCCACATACGACTTGGCTAG
- a CDS encoding AMP-binding protein yields MGNPLYAFPAACEQTLRALARYPERTAFSWPGGSITYRGATDMIGRMQAVFMQLGFAPGTRVAFLTANRADTWCAGCAAQLSRLAITWLHPLGSLDDQLFQLEDSEAQMLVVDGVTFRDRGGELAARASGLKTVFTLGPASYGADLLQAIEAAGSATARSFAQTDDIATLNYTGGTTGKSKGALRHHREYGSWANAILADFEIPETPHYLTVAPISHVAGTKVLPTLMRGGTVHMLKGFDPEAVFKTIEREKINFTLFVPTMIYVMLDHPALDKTDLSSLELLLYGASAMSPSRLVEGIERIGPVFSQLYGQTECYPVSVLRKKDHDPRTPELFLSCGFPIAACQVKILDHDDQEVVTGEAGEICVRGTHVMAEYWKRPDTTAETLKNGWLHTGDIARVDERGYMFILDRKKDMIVSGGFNIFPREVEDVLSQHADVAMVAVVGVPDDKWGEAVTAVIVAREGARPNADELINLVKAKKGSAHAPKHIKFVNELPMTGVGKVDKKVLKAGFWTGRERMVG; encoded by the coding sequence ATGGGCAATCCGCTCTATGCGTTTCCGGCGGCATGCGAGCAGACCTTGCGGGCGCTGGCGCGCTATCCCGAACGCACCGCGTTCAGTTGGCCGGGTGGATCGATCACCTATCGCGGCGCGACCGACATGATCGGGCGCATGCAGGCCGTGTTCATGCAGCTTGGCTTTGCGCCTGGCACCCGCGTCGCCTTTCTCACCGCTAACCGCGCCGACACCTGGTGCGCCGGCTGCGCCGCGCAATTGTCGCGGCTCGCGATCACCTGGCTGCATCCGCTGGGCTCGCTGGATGACCAGCTATTTCAACTGGAAGACTCCGAGGCGCAGATGCTGGTGGTGGACGGCGTGACGTTCCGCGACCGCGGTGGCGAACTCGCCGCCAGGGCGTCGGGCCTGAAGACCGTGTTCACGCTCGGCCCTGCCAGCTACGGCGCCGACCTCTTGCAGGCGATCGAGGCCGCCGGCAGCGCCACGGCGCGGAGCTTCGCCCAGACCGACGATATCGCGACCCTCAATTACACCGGCGGTACGACCGGTAAATCCAAGGGCGCGCTGCGCCATCATCGCGAGTATGGCAGTTGGGCCAATGCGATACTTGCGGACTTCGAAATCCCGGAGACGCCGCATTATCTCACCGTCGCCCCGATCAGCCATGTCGCGGGCACCAAGGTGCTGCCGACGCTGATGCGCGGTGGCACCGTGCACATGCTGAAAGGTTTTGATCCCGAGGCGGTGTTCAAGACCATCGAGCGCGAGAAGATCAACTTCACCCTGTTCGTGCCGACGATGATCTACGTGATGCTGGATCATCCCGCACTCGACAAGACCGACCTCTCCTCGCTCGAACTGCTGCTGTATGGCGCCTCCGCAATGTCGCCGAGCCGACTGGTCGAGGGCATCGAGCGGATCGGGCCGGTGTTCTCGCAGCTCTACGGCCAGACCGAATGCTATCCGGTGTCGGTGCTGCGCAAGAAAGACCACGATCCGAGGACGCCGGAGCTGTTTCTATCGTGCGGATTCCCGATCGCGGCCTGCCAGGTGAAGATCCTCGACCATGACGACCAGGAAGTCGTCACCGGCGAAGCCGGCGAGATCTGCGTGCGCGGCACGCATGTGATGGCCGAATACTGGAAACGGCCGGACACCACGGCCGAGACGCTGAAGAACGGCTGGCTGCACACCGGCGACATCGCGCGCGTCGACGAGCGCGGCTACATGTTCATCCTCGACCGCAAGAAGGACATGATCGTCTCCGGCGGCTTCAACATCTTTCCGCGCGAGGTCGAGGATGTGCTGTCGCAGCACGCCGACGTCGCGATGGTCGCCGTTGTCGGCGTGCCCGACGACAAATGGGGCGAGGCCGTCACCGCCGTGATCGTCGCCCGCGAAGGCGCGCGGCCGAACGCGGACGAGCTGATCAACCTCGTCAAGGCAAAGAAAGGTTCGGCGCATGCGCCCAAGCACATCAAGTTCGTTAACGAGCTGCCGATGACCGGCGTCGGCAAGGTCGACAAGAAGGTGCTGAAGGCCGGCTTCTGGACCGGCCGGGAGCGGATGGTGGGGTAG
- the minE gene encoding cell division topological specificity factor MinE gives MSMRLLRLFGGRNASAPVARERLQILLAHERGLLGQSDLLVTLREEILAVISKHVALDPDKVIVKLDRGKTVSTLEVDIEVPNNFDKSKAITERRMAG, from the coding sequence ATGAGCATGAGGCTGCTGCGGCTGTTTGGCGGCCGTAATGCGTCCGCCCCCGTTGCGCGGGAGCGGCTGCAGATTCTGCTGGCGCATGAGCGCGGGCTGCTCGGCCAGTCCGATCTGCTGGTTACGCTGCGGGAGGAGATTCTCGCCGTGATATCGAAACACGTGGCGCTCGATCCGGACAAGGTGATCGTCAAGCTGGATCGGGGCAAGACCGTCTCGACGCTGGAAGTCGACATCGAAGTGCCGAACAATTTCGACAAGTCGAAAGCGATCACCGAAAGGCGCATGGCCGGCTGA
- the minD gene encoding septum site-determining protein MinD yields MAKVLVVTSGKGGVGKTTSTAALGAALAQGGQSVVVVDFDVGLRNLDLVMGAERRVVFDLINVVQGVAKLPQALIRDKRLENLWLLPASQTRDKDALTDEGVGRVIGELRSRFDWILCDSPAGIERGATLAMRYADEAVIVTNPEVSSVRDSDRIIGMLDSKTVRAERGERVEKHVLITRYDPARAARGEMLNIDDILEILATPLLGIIPESQDVLKASNVGTPVTLNDADSAPARAYIDASRRLMGEQVAMVVPAERRGFMNRLLGRRAA; encoded by the coding sequence ATGGCCAAGGTCCTGGTCGTTACCTCAGGCAAGGGAGGCGTTGGAAAAACCACCTCGACCGCCGCACTCGGCGCGGCGCTTGCGCAAGGCGGACAAAGCGTCGTGGTGGTCGATTTCGACGTCGGCCTGCGCAACCTCGATCTGGTGATGGGCGCCGAACGCCGCGTGGTGTTCGACCTCATCAACGTGGTGCAGGGCGTCGCCAAGCTGCCGCAGGCCCTAATCCGCGACAAGCGGCTGGAAAATCTCTGGCTGCTGCCGGCTTCCCAGACCCGCGACAAGGACGCGCTGACCGACGAGGGCGTGGGTCGCGTCATCGGCGAGCTAAGGAGCCGGTTCGACTGGATCCTGTGCGACAGCCCGGCCGGCATCGAGCGCGGCGCGACTCTCGCCATGCGCTATGCCGACGAAGCCGTCATCGTCACCAATCCCGAGGTTTCCTCGGTGCGCGATTCCGATCGTATCATCGGCATGCTCGATTCGAAGACGGTGCGGGCGGAGCGCGGCGAGCGGGTGGAGAAGCACGTACTGATCACCCGCTACGACCCGGCGCGCGCCGCGCGCGGCGAGATGCTCAATATCGACGACATCCTGGAAATCCTTGCGACTCCGCTGCTCGGCATCATCCCAGAGAGCCAGGACGTGCTTAAAGCGTCCAACGTCGGCACGCCGGTGACCCTGAACGATGCCGACAGCGCGCCGGCCCGCGCCTATATCGACGCCTCGCGTCGCCTGATGGGCGAGCAAGTCGCCATGGTCGTGCCGGCCGAGCGCAGGGGCTTCATGAACCGGCTGCTGGGACGGAGGGCTGCATGA
- the minC gene encoding septum site-determining protein MinC: MDVRADTTRQLVRLRGRSYVAFVFSPVVPIVDWLGEIDATLARSPGYFVGKPIVLDLSAVDLSSAAIAHLLGSLGERNIRVLGIEGVEEERLAANMPPLLTGGRACVITRNEPAQKSEPEKPKPTSLLLETPVRSGQSIVFMEGDVTVLGSVGSGAEIVAGGSIHVYGTLRGRAMAGVNGNSNARIYCQRIEAELLAIDGYYQTAEEIDDSLRNRPAQAWLEGDTMKITPLN, encoded by the coding sequence ATGGACGTCCGAGCGGATACCACGCGTCAACTGGTCCGGCTGCGCGGCCGTTCGTATGTCGCTTTCGTATTCAGCCCCGTCGTGCCGATCGTGGACTGGCTCGGCGAGATCGACGCCACGCTGGCGCGCTCGCCCGGCTACTTCGTCGGCAAGCCGATCGTGCTCGATCTCTCCGCCGTCGATCTCAGCAGCGCCGCCATCGCTCATCTGCTCGGCAGCCTCGGCGAGCGCAACATCCGTGTTCTCGGCATCGAGGGCGTCGAGGAGGAGCGCCTGGCGGCGAACATGCCGCCCTTGCTGACTGGCGGCCGCGCCTGCGTTATCACACGAAACGAGCCGGCGCAGAAGTCGGAGCCCGAGAAGCCGAAACCGACCTCGCTCCTGCTCGAAACCCCGGTGCGCTCGGGCCAGTCCATCGTCTTCATGGAAGGCGATGTGACGGTGTTGGGTTCGGTCGGGTCGGGCGCGGAGATCGTCGCCGGCGGATCGATCCACGTTTACGGAACGCTCCGCGGTCGCGCGATGGCGGGCGTCAACGGCAATTCCAACGCGCGAATCTACTGCCAGAGGATCGAGGCCGAGCTGCTGGCGATCGACGGCTACTACCAGACTGCAGAAGAAATCGACGACTCGCTTCGCAACCGTCCGGCGCAGGCCTGGCTGGAAGGCGACACCATGAAAATTACCCCGCTGAATTAA